The Polyodon spathula isolate WHYD16114869_AA chromosome 23, ASM1765450v1, whole genome shotgun sequence genome has a window encoding:
- the LOC121298403 gene encoding protein polybromo-1-like isoform X2: MHRSKGVASVGSKRRRATSPSSSVSGGDFDEGQTSTSTPVSGRKRRRAPNIPTVDPVSGFHSIVPPLQRDNEHSGQKKIAVCHELYNTIRDYKDDHGRLLCELFIRAPKRRNQPDYYEIVTQPIDLMKVQQKLKMEEYDDVDQLTADFQLLFNNAKSYYKSDSPEYKAACRLWDLYLRTKNEFVQRGEYEEDDEDGEDTQENPGTSTEEEALPSCLKEILEQLLEAVVTSAEPSGRLVSELFQKLPSKVHYPDYYAIIKEPIDLKTIAQRIQGGFYKSVNAMAKDIDLLVKNAKTYNEPGSQVFKDANTIKKIFIQKKTEIEHAEPTKSSLRIRKSAQGDRLSAITMSLQYGSESDEDAFLAGAVRYDEGESEVESMSSCMEMSNPIFQLYEAVRGGRNSQGQLVAEPFLQLPSRKEYPDYYQQIKQPISLQQIRNKMKNNEYENLDQVDADLNLMFENAKRYNVPNSAIYKRVMKLQQLLQAKKKELVRRDETEDGDSMLSSATSDTGSAKRKSIKKNAKKHRMKILYSSVTEAREPGSGRRLCDLFMVKPSKKDYPDYYKIILEPVDLKTIEHNIRSDKYLSEEALIEDMKRMFRNARHYNEEGSQVYNDAIILEKLLKDKRKELGSLPEDDDMASPKLKISRKSGISPKKSKYLTPLQQKLNELYEAVKNYTDKRGRRLSAIFLRLPSRAELPDYYVTIKKPVDMEKIKSHMMANKFQDVDSLVEDFVLMFNNACTYNEPESLIYKDALVLHKVLLETRRDLEGGEEYHVPNVSLLIQELVHNLFVSVLSHQDDEGRCYSDSLAEIPGRDPANPSQPPLNFEIIRRNIDNNRYRRLDVFQEHMFEVLEKARRLNRTDSEIYEDALELQQFFIKIRDELCKNGEILLTPALSYTTKHLHSDAEKEKKEKLPKEMEEDKLKREEEKKEAEKSDDHAGGAWQSGHQRTYSQDCSFKNSMYHVGDYVYVEPAEPTLQPHIVCIERLWQDDTGEKWLYGCWFYRPNETFHLATRKFLEKEVFKSDYYSKVPVSKILGKCVVMFVKEYFKLHPEGFRGEDVFVCESRYSAKTKSFKKIKMWTMPLSSVKFVPRDVPLPVVRVASVFASASKHEAEKPSEMTDETKGVDSNGIIDKEKEDVPVDMPNGEPGCIYYEQLHYNDMWMKVGDCVFIKSHGLVRRRVGRIEKMWVRDGAAYFFGPIFIHPEETEHEPTKMFYKKEVFLSNLEETCPMNCVLGKCAVSSFKDYLSCRPTEVPEDDVLLCESRYNESDKQMKKFKGLKRFSLSAKVIDDEIYYFRKPVVPQKEPSPLLEKKIQELEAKFAEQGADDDMEIGEEEGEVIETPTLPQLQTPMASELDIMPYTPPQSTPKSIKGSSKKEGSKRKINMSGYILFSSEMRAVIKSQNPDFSFGELSRLVGTEWRNLEATKKADYEDRAAKVAEQQERERAAQQQQSGSPRAGTPVSALMGVVPPPTPMGMLNQNPVSGMMGGYGLPMQPLQGPVDGMLSMGSMQPHYLGVSPLPHHLQPGMPGIPGMSYSGVNSMGGGPAGAYGQMGMHGQGPTAPPPYPGQTGQPALQQPSTPMFVAPPPKTQRLLHSEAYLKYIEGLHSETGTVSKWDQTLTAQRKDVHLTKEQESRLPAHWLKSKGAHTTMADALWRLRDLMLRDTLNIRHAYNIEQA; encoded by the exons ATGCATCGATCCAAAGGTGTTGCTTCTGTGGGTTCCAAAAGGAGAAGGGCAACATCCCCTTCTAGTAGTGTAAGTGGGGGGGACTTTGATGAAGGACAGACTTCAACCTCAACCCCAGTGAGTGGCAGAAAGAGGAGAAGAGCACCTAATATCCCAACTGTCGATCCAGTAAGTGGATTTCACAGTATTGTACCGCCTTTACAAAGAGACAATGAGCACAGCGGACAGAAAAAG ATTGCAGTTTGCCATGAACTGTATAATACCATCAGAGATTACAAAGATGACCACGGAAGACTTCTCTGTGAACTCTTTATAAGAGCTCCAAAACGAAG GAACCAGCCAGACTATTATGAAATTGTCACTCAGCCCATTGACTTGATGAAAGTACaacaaaaattgaaaatggaGGAATATGATGATGTTGATCAGCTGACTGCAGATTTTCAATTGTTGTTCAACAATGCAAAGAGCTACTACAAG TCGGACAGCCCGGAGTACAAAGCAGCCTGCAGACTGTGGGATCTGTACCTGAGAACAAAGAACGAGTTTGTTCAGCGAGGAGAGTATGAGGAGGATGACGAGGATGGGGAGGACACACAGGAAAACCCTGGAACGTCTACTGAGGAGGAG GCTCTGCCAAGCTGTTTAAAAGAGATTCTGGAGCAGCTTCTTGAAGCTGTGGTCACTAGCGCTGAGCCTTCTGGACGTCTGGTCAGCGAGTTGTTTCAGAAACTGCCCTCTAAAGTG CATTACCCAGACTATTATGCAATCATTAAAGAGCCAATAGATCTTAAAACAATTGCTCAGAGGATACAG GGTGGTTTTTATAAAAGTGTGAATGCAATGGCCAAGGACATTGATCTTTtagtaaaaaatgcaaaaacatataATGAGCCAGGATCCCAGGTCTTTAAG gatGCAAACACCATCAAGAAAATTTTTATTCAGAAGAAAACTGAAATTGAGCATGCAGAGCCCACTAAGTCAAGTCTTCGAATCAG GAAATCTGCTCAAGGGGACCGCCTGTCAGCTATAACCATGTCTTTACAGTATGGCTCTGAGAGCGACGAGGATGCATTTCTAGCTG GAGCTGTCCGTTATGATGAAGGGGAGTCCGAAGTAGAGAGCATGAGTTCCTGCATGGAGATGTCCAACCCCATCTTCCAGCTCTATGAGGCAGTCCGAGGTGGTCGCAACAGCCAAGGACAGCTAGTAGCAGAGCCCTTTCTCCAGTTACCTTCCAGGAAGGAATATCCAGATTACTACCAACAAATCAAACAGCCAATCTCCCTTCAGCAAATAAG AAACAAGATGAAGAACAATGAATACGAGAATCTGGATCAAGTAGATGCAGATCTGAATCTCATGTTTGAAAATGCCAAGCGCTACAATGTTCCTAACTCTGCCATCTACAAGCGAGTCATGAAGCTACAGCAGCTCCTGCAG GCAAAGAAAAAGGAGCTTGTGAGGAGAGACGAGACTGAGGACGGAGACAGCATGCTGTCTTCAGCCACATCCGACACGGGCAGCGCAAAGAGGAAGAG CATCAAGAAAAATGCAAAGAAGCATCGGATGAAAATCCTGTACAGTTCAGTTACAGAGGCCCGTGAGCCTGGCTCCGGCAGGCGGCTGTGTGATCTTTTCATGGTCAAGCCCTCCAAGAAGGACTATCCGGATTACTATAAGATCATCCTAGAGCCTGTGGACCTAAAAACAATTGAGCACAACATTCGCTCAGATAAATACCTTAGTGAGGAGGCCTTGATCGAGGATATGAAGCGGATGTTCCGGAATGCACGGCACTATAATGAGGAAGGCTCCCAG GTATACAATGATGCCATCATTCTGGAAAAATTATTGAAGGACAAGAGAAAAGAACTGGGATCATTGCCTGAAGATGATGACATGGCTTCCCCAAAACTGAAAATAA GCAGAAAAAGTGGTATTTCTCCCAAGAAGTCAAAATACCTGACCCCTTTGCAGCAGAAACTAAATGAGTTGTATGAAGCTGTGAAGAACTACACAGACAAGAGGGGTCGTCGCCTGAGCGCCATCTTCTTGAGGCTGCCGTCCCGAGCGGAGCTCCCTGACTACTATGTGACCATCAAAAAGCCAGTTGACATGGAGAAGATCAAGAGCCACATGATGGCCAACAAGTTCCAAGATGTAGACTCGTTGGTGGAAGACTTTGTGCTGATGTTCAACAACGCTTGTACCTACAATGAGCCAGAATCTCTGATTTATAAAGATGCTCTTGTGCTTCACAAGGTCCTGTTGGAGACTAGAAGGGACCTGGAAGGAGGGGAAGAATATCATGTCCCCAATGTGTCCCTTTTGATACAGGAGCTGGTCCACAACCTGTTTGTGTCTGTGCTGAGCCACCAGGATGATGAAGGGCGCTGCTACAGTGACTCTCTGGCAGAGATTCCAGGAAGAGACCCTGCTAACCCCAGCCAGCCACCCTTAAACTTTGAAATCATCAGAAGGAACATTGACAACAACCGTTACAGGAGGCTTGATGTGTTCCAGGAACATATGTTTGAAGTTCTGGAGAAAGCAAGAAGACTAAACAG AACGGATTCAGAAATTTATGAGGATGCCTTAGAGCTGCAGCAGTTCTTCATTAAAATCCGGGATGAACTGTGCAAGAACGGGGAGATCCTGCTGACTCCAGCACTCAGCTATACAACCAAGCACCTCCACAGTGATGCAGAGAAGGAGAAGAAGGAAAAACTACCAAAAGAGATGGAAGAAGATAAACTGAAGAgggaagaagaaaagaaag AAGCTGAGAAGAGCGATGATCATGCTGGAGGTGCTTGGCAGTCTGGGCATCAGCGCACATACAGCCAGGACTGCAGCTTTAAGAACAGCATGTACCATGTAGGAGACTATGTGTACGTGGAACCAGCAGAGCCAACCCTGCAGCCTCATATAGTCTGCATTGAGAGGCTCTGGCAGGACGATACTG GTGAGAAGTGGTTGTATGgctgctggttttacagacctaATGAAACGTTCCACCTGGCAACACGCAAATTCTTGGAGAAAGAAGTATTTAAGAGTGATTACTACAGCAAAGTCCCTGTCAGCAAAATACTTGGAAAGTGTGTTGTTATGTTTGTAAAG GAATACTTTAAGCTTCATCCTGAGGGGTTTAGGGGTGAGGATGTGTTTGTTTGCGAGTCACGTTATTCAGCCAAGACCAAGTCTTTCAAGAAAATCAAAATGTGGACCATGCCCCTAAGTTCCGTGAAGTTTGTCCCTCGTGACGTGCCGTTGCCAGTGGTTCGGGTTGCTTCAGTGTTCGCCAGTGCTTCTAAACATGAAGCGGAAAAGCCTTCTGAAATGACAGACGAAACCAAAGGCGTGGATTCCAATGGCATCATTGATAAG GAGAAAGAAGATGTACCCGTTGACATGCCCAATGGGGAGCCTGGCTGTATATATTATGAACAGCTCCATTACAATGACATGTGGATGAAGGTCGGAGATTGTGTCTTTATTAAGTCCCATGGCTTAGTACGTCGTAGAGTGGGAAG GATTGAGAAGATGTGGGTTCGAGACGGTGCTGCTTACTTCTTTGGCCCTATCTTTATCCACCCAGAGGAGACTGAGCATGAGCCAACGAAAATGTTCTACAAGAAAGAAGTGTTTCTGAGTAACCTTGAAGAAACCTGCCCTATGAACTGTGTGCTAG GGAAGTGTGCTGTGTCCTCGTTTAAGGACTATCTCTCCTGCCGGCCCACTGAAGTGCCGGAAGATGATGTACTGCTGTGTGAGAGTCGCTACAATGAAAGCGACAAGCAGATGAAGAAGTTTAAAGGCTTGAAACGCTTCTCCCTCTCTGCAAAAGTCATAGATGATGAAATCTATTACTTCAG AAAGCCAGTTGTACCTCAGAAGGAGCCTTCTCCGCTGCTGGAGAAGAAGATTCAAGAGCTGGAAGCGAAGTTCGCTGAGCAAGGAGCTGACGATGACATGGAGATTGGGGAAGAGGAGGGAGAGGTTATTGAAACTCCAACTCTGCCTCAGCTACAAACTCCTATGGCCAGCGAACTGGACATAATGCCATATACTCCACCCCAG TCCACTCCGAAATCTATTAAAGGCAGCAGTAAGAAGGAAGGCTCCAAGAGGAAGATCAACATGAGTggttacattctgttcagcagcgaGATGAGGGCAGTTATAAAATCCCAGAACCCGGACTTTTCTTTCGGCGAGCTCAGTCGACTGGTGGGGACTGAGTGGAGAAATCTGGAAGCAACCAAGAAGGCAGACTATGAAG ACCGGGCAGCAAAGGTGGCAGAGCAGCAAGAGAGAGAGCGCGCCGCTCAGCAGCAGCAGTCTGGTTCTCCTCGGGCAGGTACCCCAGTCAGTGCATTAATGGGGGTGGTGCCTCCCCCAACCCCCATGGGAATGCTAAATCAAAATCCTGTGTCAG GCATGATGGGTGGCTATGGGCTGCCCATGCAACCCTTACAAGGCCCAGTTGATGGCATGCTCAGCATGGGCAGCATGCAGCCACACTACCTTGGGGTTTCTCCTTTACCCCATCATCTTCAGCCAGGTATGCCAGGCATCCCAGGCATGTCTTATTCGG GTGTAAACTCCATGGGGGGAGGTCCAGCAGGTGCATATGGACAG ATGGGCATGCATGGGCAGGGCCCGACTGCTCCACCTCCCTACCCAGGTCAGACAGGACAGCCAGCACTGCAGCAGCCGTCCACGCCAATGTTTGTGGCACCTCCTCCAAAGACACAGCGCTTACTGCACTCGGAGGCCTATCTAAAATACATCGAGGGGCTTCATTCTGAGACTGGTACTGTTAGCAAATGGGACCAGACACTTACAG CACAAAGAAAAGACGTCCATCTGACGAAAGAGCAGGAGAGCCGCCTGCCAGCTCATTGGTTAAAGAGTAAGGGGGCTCACACGACCATGGCCGATGCACTGTGGCGTCTACGAGACCTGATGCTGCGAGATACTTTGAATATCCGCCATGCTTACAACATAGAACAGGCTTAG
- the LOC121298403 gene encoding protein polybromo-1-like isoform X7, with product MHRSKGVASVGSKRRRATSPSSSVSGGDFDEGQTSTSTPVSGRKRRRAPNIPTVDPVSGFHSIVPPLQRDNEHSGQKKIAVCHELYNTIRDYKDDHGRLLCELFIRAPKRRNQPDYYEIVTQPIDLMKVQQKLKMEEYDDVDQLTADFQLLFNNAKSYYKSDSPEYKAACRLWDLYLRTKNEFVQRGEYEEDDEDGEDTQENPGTSTEEEALPSCLKEILEQLLEAVVTSAEPSGRLVSELFQKLPSKVHYPDYYAIIKEPIDLKTIAQRIQGGFYKSVNAMAKDIDLLVKNAKTYNEPGSQVFKDANTIKKIFIQKKTEIEHAEPTKSSLRIRNRKSAQGDRLSAITMSLQYGSESDEDAFLAGAVRYDEGESEVESMSSCMEMSNPIFQLYEAVRGGRNSQGQLVAEPFLQLPSRKEYPDYYQQIKQPISLQQIRNKMKNNEYENLDQVDADLNLMFENAKRYNVPNSAIYKRVMKLQQLLQAKKKELVRRDETEDGDSMLSSATSDTGSAKRKSIKKNAKKHRMKILYSSVTEAREPGSGRRLCDLFMVKPSKKDYPDYYKIILEPVDLKTIEHNIRSDKYLSEEALIEDMKRMFRNARHYNEEGSQVYNDAIILEKLLKDKRKELGSLPEDDDMASPKLKISRKSGISPKKSKYLTPLQQKLNELYEAVKNYTDKRGRRLSAIFLRLPSRAELPDYYVTIKKPVDMEKIKSHMMANKFQDVDSLVEDFVLMFNNACTYNEPESLIYKDALVLHKVLLETRRDLEGGEEYHVPNVSLLIQELVHNLFVSVLSHQDDEGRCYSDSLAEIPGRDPANPSQPPLNFEIIRRNIDNNRYRRLDVFQEHMFEVLEKARRLNRTDSEIYEDALELQQFFIKIRDELCKNGEILLTPALSYTTKHLHSDAEKEKKEKLPKEMEEDKLKREEEKKEAEKSDDHAGGAWQSGHQRTYSQDCSFKNSMYHVGDYVYVEPAEPTLQPHIVCIERLWQDDTGEKWLYGCWFYRPNETFHLATRKFLEKEVFKSDYYSKVPVSKILGKCVVMFVKEYFKLHPEGFRGEDVFVCESRYSAKTKSFKKIKMWTMPLSSVKFVPRDVPLPVVRVASVFASASKHEAEKPSEMTDETKGVDSNGIIDKEKEDVPVDMPNGEPGCIYYEQLHYNDMWMKVGDCVFIKSHGLVRRRVGRIEKMWVRDGAAYFFGPIFIHPEETEHEPTKMFYKKEVFLSNLEETCPMNCVLGKCAVSSFKDYLSCRPTEVPEDDVLLCESRYNESDKQMKKFKGLKRFSLSAKVIDDEIYYFRKPVVPQKEPSPLLEKKIQELEAKFAEQGADDDMEIGEEEGEVIETPTLPQLQTPMASELDIMPYTPPQSTPKSIKGSSKKEGSKRKINMSGYILFSSEMRAVIKSQNPDFSFGELSRLVGTEWRNLEATKKADYEDRAAKVAEQQERERAAQQQQSGSPRAGVNSMGGGPAGAYGQMGMHGQGPTAPPPYPGQTGQPALQQPSTPMFVAPPPKTQRLLHSEAYLKYIEGLHSETGTVSKWDQTLTAQRKDVHLTKEQESRLPAHWLKSKGAHTTMADALWRLRDLMLRDTLNIRHAYNIEQA from the exons ATGCATCGATCCAAAGGTGTTGCTTCTGTGGGTTCCAAAAGGAGAAGGGCAACATCCCCTTCTAGTAGTGTAAGTGGGGGGGACTTTGATGAAGGACAGACTTCAACCTCAACCCCAGTGAGTGGCAGAAAGAGGAGAAGAGCACCTAATATCCCAACTGTCGATCCAGTAAGTGGATTTCACAGTATTGTACCGCCTTTACAAAGAGACAATGAGCACAGCGGACAGAAAAAG ATTGCAGTTTGCCATGAACTGTATAATACCATCAGAGATTACAAAGATGACCACGGAAGACTTCTCTGTGAACTCTTTATAAGAGCTCCAAAACGAAG GAACCAGCCAGACTATTATGAAATTGTCACTCAGCCCATTGACTTGATGAAAGTACaacaaaaattgaaaatggaGGAATATGATGATGTTGATCAGCTGACTGCAGATTTTCAATTGTTGTTCAACAATGCAAAGAGCTACTACAAG TCGGACAGCCCGGAGTACAAAGCAGCCTGCAGACTGTGGGATCTGTACCTGAGAACAAAGAACGAGTTTGTTCAGCGAGGAGAGTATGAGGAGGATGACGAGGATGGGGAGGACACACAGGAAAACCCTGGAACGTCTACTGAGGAGGAG GCTCTGCCAAGCTGTTTAAAAGAGATTCTGGAGCAGCTTCTTGAAGCTGTGGTCACTAGCGCTGAGCCTTCTGGACGTCTGGTCAGCGAGTTGTTTCAGAAACTGCCCTCTAAAGTG CATTACCCAGACTATTATGCAATCATTAAAGAGCCAATAGATCTTAAAACAATTGCTCAGAGGATACAG GGTGGTTTTTATAAAAGTGTGAATGCAATGGCCAAGGACATTGATCTTTtagtaaaaaatgcaaaaacatataATGAGCCAGGATCCCAGGTCTTTAAG gatGCAAACACCATCAAGAAAATTTTTATTCAGAAGAAAACTGAAATTGAGCATGCAGAGCCCACTAAGTCAAGTCTTCGAATCAG AAACAGGAAATCTGCTCAAGGGGACCGCCTGTCAGCTATAACCATGTCTTTACAGTATGGCTCTGAGAGCGACGAGGATGCATTTCTAGCTG GAGCTGTCCGTTATGATGAAGGGGAGTCCGAAGTAGAGAGCATGAGTTCCTGCATGGAGATGTCCAACCCCATCTTCCAGCTCTATGAGGCAGTCCGAGGTGGTCGCAACAGCCAAGGACAGCTAGTAGCAGAGCCCTTTCTCCAGTTACCTTCCAGGAAGGAATATCCAGATTACTACCAACAAATCAAACAGCCAATCTCCCTTCAGCAAATAAG AAACAAGATGAAGAACAATGAATACGAGAATCTGGATCAAGTAGATGCAGATCTGAATCTCATGTTTGAAAATGCCAAGCGCTACAATGTTCCTAACTCTGCCATCTACAAGCGAGTCATGAAGCTACAGCAGCTCCTGCAG GCAAAGAAAAAGGAGCTTGTGAGGAGAGACGAGACTGAGGACGGAGACAGCATGCTGTCTTCAGCCACATCCGACACGGGCAGCGCAAAGAGGAAGAG CATCAAGAAAAATGCAAAGAAGCATCGGATGAAAATCCTGTACAGTTCAGTTACAGAGGCCCGTGAGCCTGGCTCCGGCAGGCGGCTGTGTGATCTTTTCATGGTCAAGCCCTCCAAGAAGGACTATCCGGATTACTATAAGATCATCCTAGAGCCTGTGGACCTAAAAACAATTGAGCACAACATTCGCTCAGATAAATACCTTAGTGAGGAGGCCTTGATCGAGGATATGAAGCGGATGTTCCGGAATGCACGGCACTATAATGAGGAAGGCTCCCAG GTATACAATGATGCCATCATTCTGGAAAAATTATTGAAGGACAAGAGAAAAGAACTGGGATCATTGCCTGAAGATGATGACATGGCTTCCCCAAAACTGAAAATAA GCAGAAAAAGTGGTATTTCTCCCAAGAAGTCAAAATACCTGACCCCTTTGCAGCAGAAACTAAATGAGTTGTATGAAGCTGTGAAGAACTACACAGACAAGAGGGGTCGTCGCCTGAGCGCCATCTTCTTGAGGCTGCCGTCCCGAGCGGAGCTCCCTGACTACTATGTGACCATCAAAAAGCCAGTTGACATGGAGAAGATCAAGAGCCACATGATGGCCAACAAGTTCCAAGATGTAGACTCGTTGGTGGAAGACTTTGTGCTGATGTTCAACAACGCTTGTACCTACAATGAGCCAGAATCTCTGATTTATAAAGATGCTCTTGTGCTTCACAAGGTCCTGTTGGAGACTAGAAGGGACCTGGAAGGAGGGGAAGAATATCATGTCCCCAATGTGTCCCTTTTGATACAGGAGCTGGTCCACAACCTGTTTGTGTCTGTGCTGAGCCACCAGGATGATGAAGGGCGCTGCTACAGTGACTCTCTGGCAGAGATTCCAGGAAGAGACCCTGCTAACCCCAGCCAGCCACCCTTAAACTTTGAAATCATCAGAAGGAACATTGACAACAACCGTTACAGGAGGCTTGATGTGTTCCAGGAACATATGTTTGAAGTTCTGGAGAAAGCAAGAAGACTAAACAG AACGGATTCAGAAATTTATGAGGATGCCTTAGAGCTGCAGCAGTTCTTCATTAAAATCCGGGATGAACTGTGCAAGAACGGGGAGATCCTGCTGACTCCAGCACTCAGCTATACAACCAAGCACCTCCACAGTGATGCAGAGAAGGAGAAGAAGGAAAAACTACCAAAAGAGATGGAAGAAGATAAACTGAAGAgggaagaagaaaagaaag AAGCTGAGAAGAGCGATGATCATGCTGGAGGTGCTTGGCAGTCTGGGCATCAGCGCACATACAGCCAGGACTGCAGCTTTAAGAACAGCATGTACCATGTAGGAGACTATGTGTACGTGGAACCAGCAGAGCCAACCCTGCAGCCTCATATAGTCTGCATTGAGAGGCTCTGGCAGGACGATACTG GTGAGAAGTGGTTGTATGgctgctggttttacagacctaATGAAACGTTCCACCTGGCAACACGCAAATTCTTGGAGAAAGAAGTATTTAAGAGTGATTACTACAGCAAAGTCCCTGTCAGCAAAATACTTGGAAAGTGTGTTGTTATGTTTGTAAAG GAATACTTTAAGCTTCATCCTGAGGGGTTTAGGGGTGAGGATGTGTTTGTTTGCGAGTCACGTTATTCAGCCAAGACCAAGTCTTTCAAGAAAATCAAAATGTGGACCATGCCCCTAAGTTCCGTGAAGTTTGTCCCTCGTGACGTGCCGTTGCCAGTGGTTCGGGTTGCTTCAGTGTTCGCCAGTGCTTCTAAACATGAAGCGGAAAAGCCTTCTGAAATGACAGACGAAACCAAAGGCGTGGATTCCAATGGCATCATTGATAAG GAGAAAGAAGATGTACCCGTTGACATGCCCAATGGGGAGCCTGGCTGTATATATTATGAACAGCTCCATTACAATGACATGTGGATGAAGGTCGGAGATTGTGTCTTTATTAAGTCCCATGGCTTAGTACGTCGTAGAGTGGGAAG GATTGAGAAGATGTGGGTTCGAGACGGTGCTGCTTACTTCTTTGGCCCTATCTTTATCCACCCAGAGGAGACTGAGCATGAGCCAACGAAAATGTTCTACAAGAAAGAAGTGTTTCTGAGTAACCTTGAAGAAACCTGCCCTATGAACTGTGTGCTAG GGAAGTGTGCTGTGTCCTCGTTTAAGGACTATCTCTCCTGCCGGCCCACTGAAGTGCCGGAAGATGATGTACTGCTGTGTGAGAGTCGCTACAATGAAAGCGACAAGCAGATGAAGAAGTTTAAAGGCTTGAAACGCTTCTCCCTCTCTGCAAAAGTCATAGATGATGAAATCTATTACTTCAG AAAGCCAGTTGTACCTCAGAAGGAGCCTTCTCCGCTGCTGGAGAAGAAGATTCAAGAGCTGGAAGCGAAGTTCGCTGAGCAAGGAGCTGACGATGACATGGAGATTGGGGAAGAGGAGGGAGAGGTTATTGAAACTCCAACTCTGCCTCAGCTACAAACTCCTATGGCCAGCGAACTGGACATAATGCCATATACTCCACCCCAG TCCACTCCGAAATCTATTAAAGGCAGCAGTAAGAAGGAAGGCTCCAAGAGGAAGATCAACATGAGTggttacattctgttcagcagcgaGATGAGGGCAGTTATAAAATCCCAGAACCCGGACTTTTCTTTCGGCGAGCTCAGTCGACTGGTGGGGACTGAGTGGAGAAATCTGGAAGCAACCAAGAAGGCAGACTATGAAG ACCGGGCAGCAAAGGTGGCAGAGCAGCAAGAGAGAGAGCGCGCCGCTCAGCAGCAGCAGTCTGGTTCTCCTCGGGCAG GTGTAAACTCCATGGGGGGAGGTCCAGCAGGTGCATATGGACAG ATGGGCATGCATGGGCAGGGCCCGACTGCTCCACCTCCCTACCCAGGTCAGACAGGACAGCCAGCACTGCAGCAGCCGTCCACGCCAATGTTTGTGGCACCTCCTCCAAAGACACAGCGCTTACTGCACTCGGAGGCCTATCTAAAATACATCGAGGGGCTTCATTCTGAGACTGGTACTGTTAGCAAATGGGACCAGACACTTACAG CACAAAGAAAAGACGTCCATCTGACGAAAGAGCAGGAGAGCCGCCTGCCAGCTCATTGGTTAAAGAGTAAGGGGGCTCACACGACCATGGCCGATGCACTGTGGCGTCTACGAGACCTGATGCTGCGAGATACTTTGAATATCCGCCATGCTTACAACATAGAACAGGCTTAG